A part of Brassica rapa cultivar Chiifu-401-42 chromosome A05, CAAS_Brap_v3.01, whole genome shotgun sequence genomic DNA contains:
- the LOC103866934 gene encoding U-box domain-containing protein 33 isoform X1, producing MEEEAASNNQILDEKIYVAVGINVWKNISNLLWALKNSQGNRICILHIHHPSPTIPLLGTRFEASTVDEESLRAYREKEKAKIDKILQKYLSICLYKGVQAEKLCIEMDSIGKGIVETIYQHRIRKFVMGAAADKHYSMKMEDLKSKKANFVCEQAPATCQIHFTCKGNLIHTREARVDEVRALSVLLSEFQRLVLPQLSSGSLEEAASLNGQSNRSSMDIISSDTLSNTGRAEVTISQDQEEPDDSSSQIFPCRGMRLDVIGFLIKSAMLWQKLTIQNHDHSE from the exons ATGGAGGAAGAAGCAGCCAGTAATAATCAGATACTAGATGAGAAAATCTACGTTGCAGTTGGGATAAACGTATGGAAGAACATATCAAACCTCTTGTGGGCGTTAAAAAACTCCCAAGGAAACAGAATCTGCATCCTTCATATTCACCACCCTTCTCCAACCATTCCTCTCT TGGGAACCAGATTTGAAGCTTCAACGGTAGATGAGGAATCACTGAGAGCATacagagaaaaagaaaaggcGAAAATAGATAAGATTCTACAAAAGTACCTTAGCATTTGTCTTTATAAAGGG GTTCAGGCAGAGAAGCTGTGTATAGAGATGGACTCAATTGGGAAAGGGATTGTGGAAACCATATACCAACATAGGATCAGGAAGTTTGTTATGGGAGCAGCTGCTGATAAACACTATTCCAT GAAAATGGAGGATCTTAAGTCCAAGAAAGCCAACTTTGTTTGTGAACAAGCGCCTGCTACTTGTCAGATACACTTCACTTGCAAAGGAAACCTTATCCATACAAG GGAAGCTAGAGTGGATGAAGTTAGAGCTCTCTCTGTTCTCTTGTCTGAGTTTCAGCGGCTTGTGTTGCCACAACTAAGCTCTGGTTCACTTGAAGAGGCAGCAAGTTTGAATGGACAAAGTAACAGATCATCCATGGATATCATCAGCTCTGATACATTGTCAAACACTGGAAGAGCTGAGGTAACAATAAGCCAAGATCAAGAGGAACCGGATGACTCCTCTTCTCAAATTTTCCCG TGCAGGGGAATGCGACTAGACGTGATAGGCTTCCTCATCAAATCCGCCATGCTATGGCAGAAGCTGACAATCCAAAACCATGATCATTCTGAGTGA
- the LOC103866934 gene encoding U-box domain-containing protein 33 isoform X2, with protein sequence MEEHIKPLVGVKKLPRKQNLHPSYSPPFSNHSSLFEASTVDEESLRAYREKEKAKIDKILQKYLSICLYKGVQAEKLCIEMDSIGKGIVETIYQHRIRKFVMGAAADKHYSMKMEDLKSKKANFVCEQAPATCQIHFTCKGNLIHTREARVDEVRALSVLLSEFQRLVLPQLSSGSLEEAASLNGQSNRSSMDIISSDTLSNTGRAEVTISQDQEEPDDSSSQIFPCRGMRLDVIGFLIKSAMLWQKLTIQNHDHSE encoded by the exons ATGGAAGAACATATCAAACCTCTTGTGGGCGTTAAAAAACTCCCAAGGAAACAGAATCTGCATCCTTCATATTCACCACCCTTCTCCAACCATTCCTCTCT ATTTGAAGCTTCAACGGTAGATGAGGAATCACTGAGAGCATacagagaaaaagaaaaggcGAAAATAGATAAGATTCTACAAAAGTACCTTAGCATTTGTCTTTATAAAGGG GTTCAGGCAGAGAAGCTGTGTATAGAGATGGACTCAATTGGGAAAGGGATTGTGGAAACCATATACCAACATAGGATCAGGAAGTTTGTTATGGGAGCAGCTGCTGATAAACACTATTCCAT GAAAATGGAGGATCTTAAGTCCAAGAAAGCCAACTTTGTTTGTGAACAAGCGCCTGCTACTTGTCAGATACACTTCACTTGCAAAGGAAACCTTATCCATACAAG GGAAGCTAGAGTGGATGAAGTTAGAGCTCTCTCTGTTCTCTTGTCTGAGTTTCAGCGGCTTGTGTTGCCACAACTAAGCTCTGGTTCACTTGAAGAGGCAGCAAGTTTGAATGGACAAAGTAACAGATCATCCATGGATATCATCAGCTCTGATACATTGTCAAACACTGGAAGAGCTGAGGTAACAATAAGCCAAGATCAAGAGGAACCGGATGACTCCTCTTCTCAAATTTTCCCG TGCAGGGGAATGCGACTAGACGTGATAGGCTTCCTCATCAAATCCGCCATGCTATGGCAGAAGCTGACAATCCAAAACCATGATCATTCTGAGTGA